In Lolium rigidum isolate FL_2022 chromosome 3, APGP_CSIRO_Lrig_0.1, whole genome shotgun sequence, the genomic window ACGGATACCTCTGTCACAAAACAGTATGCAGAGCTGGAATTACAAATTGCACATTTCTTTCCTAAGTACTTAATTTTAACATGTTTATTTTCACAGTAGTGCAGAGGGTGTTCAATGCTGTAATATTGTGATGCTGTATATTATGTGGTAGTTTAATATATGCATGGTAATTTGTACAATGTATTTATGATACATAACATTAACATCAGATGCAAAGATAGCTAGAATGAATTGTAGTGGGGAAATCCCCActgttttccctcaaaaaaaaagataGCTAGAATGAGCAAATTTCATATCAGCAATCTTGTCTTAACGCATGCAATTTTTTTGTATATTTCAGTAAACGCAAAGAGTAATGTTCCATCTAAGGGAGATGCAATACATCAATTGAAGAAAATTTCCCAAAAGGGCAAACATTGGATTGCCCTTACGGGGAAAAATATCACTACTGTGAAGCACTTGTTGCGTGAGTATAACAAAGATAAATCTGGTCTACAAAAGGTAAATATGCAGTTGTAATGATATTTCTCAGTCTTCAGTATTCCAAAATACCTGTAATAGATATTATTTGATCATTATCCAGCACCTCCTGTAACTATTCTGGACTGCAGTAATACTAAATGTTTGTATGCACTATCATATCTTCTACCATTTCTTTAGTTGCTAAAAGAACTCGTATTTTCTGGCAATCAGCTTACTGGCATGAAGAAAGAGGCTTGGAGCACCATGATTAATCATGCCACCAGGTGTGATCCTGGGGACGAGATCTATTCTTATAGAGTCGCAGAGGGTGAACTCTTCTTCAATGATTTCTATTATCTTGTTGGTATGATGATAAATGGATTATATGTTCCCATCAAAGACCTTGATCAGTTTCCGCAGGTATGCATTTGATACTGTTCTGCTACCACCGCAATTAGGCTGTTATTATTCACTAAAATAATACTATTCGGAAAATTATCTTGCAAATGTCACACTTACAACATATATACACGTTTATTGTGGGTAAGGTATATAAAAAGATTTACTTTTGGGGATTTGGATACTTCATGGTGTCATAGTGAATAGCAATTAGGTCACCTATCACGGGTATTGCTGAACAAAACAAGGCAAAATGTTGTTAGAGAATTGAGCCTAGCTTACTTGGTCAAGGGAGCGATCCCACCATCTGGGGGTTCAAGTCCACGTGGGCATTGATGTGAGTTCTTATTTATACCGTTGGGATTTTCCCTTCCAGTTTTCATTCCCAAATAGGTGAAATGATGGTATTGTTTAGTTATGGAAGGATTCAGAACGAACTCTTATGACTAAACCGAGCCTCTGCTTCTACTGTGGAGTTTATTTTTCTATAGGCCTATTCCCTCACGATTAAAAATATGTTGTTGTTTAGTTAATATCCCAAACAGAATTATGTAGAATAATTGGGTTCCCACATTTTGGTATTCCTGTGTTGGCACCATGTTAAGTCCTTCAAACACTGTGGAATTCAACAGAGGAGCTAACAACAACCCTAGCACACCAAATGCAAACCCCTAAAAAACAGATTCATTATAAAAATATCTAAGAAAACAAATATTTTATAGCATCAATTGATTGCTATCCCAGTAAAATATTCTTTTTCAATGATTTAGGAGGTTTTATAATGGTCTGAACTTTAGGTTCATTGCTGTATCCAAAATTATAAGCCAGCATGTACATAAATGAAACATTCTGTTACAGCATAAAGTGAACAACTGGAAAATATCGGCGTGCGAGAAATTTGAGGAGCGAGAGAACTCAGGGGGTCTTATTCCTGACTatgtgatgtgcaagttcaatggTGGCCCGATGATCAATGGCCTCCCTGTCTGTGCAGTCCCTCTGAACAAAGATGCAGGTCCTTCTGTACGAGCTACAACAACATGGCCATATCCTAATAATATGGCTGCACAAAAGGGTGAATTTTAATATTGTATTCCACGATCTTGGTTGTTACCTGTGTCAACACTCAATTTACGGATTACTTAATCACAGGTGTAGGTCTAACTGGCCAACAGAATGGATACTTAAGCTCCTCCACGACTGATACTCCTGGTACTTCTTGTCCTGTAAAAGGTATGTTTTTTTACTTCCTtatttacaatgaaatgaaatgcaaagttttgttgcgttttctcgaaaaaaaaacttcCCTGTTATTTCCAATTTCATCCTCCATACTTTTATTGCTGCTTCATTGCAAGAAAAAAATCTTGTTATTGTTACTATTATTACTCTGATAGTTTTGGCAATCGACTTGTTGTAGAACTTGGTCAGCATGATCCTTCTATGCCACAACATGGAACTCCTTACTATCCAACTCAGGAAAATTTCTTGAATGGTCAGGGACCATTCTCAGGACAGCCAACTGTTCCTTCCCAGAATTTTGTTTCAGTAAGTAAACTTAAGTATGTCACAATCAACAATTTGGTCCTGCAATTATTAGTTGATAACCTGAAATGGTTTCCTCGATGCTAGGTTTCAGAGGACGACTTGATTCCAGGTGCAAGTCTGATTGGCAAACAGAATGGATCCTTAAACTCCTTGATAACTGATGCTCCTGGTACTTGTCCTGTAATAGTGTGCTTGCTACATCCCGGTTTTGCATTCATCCTCCATGCTGTTATTGCTGCTTCATCATAAgaaaattattattattactatagCATCTGATAATTTTAATTAACTTGCTGTAGAACTTGGTCAGCACCATGCTTGTACGTCACAGAATGAAACTCCTTGCTACCCGATGCAGAGAAATATATTAAATGATCAGGGACCATTCTCAGGACAGCCAACTATTCCATCCCACAGTGCTTTGCCGGTAAGTATAGTTACCTATGGTACAATCAACAATTCCACCCACAATATTTCATCAACAACCTGAAATATATTTTTAATGGTAGGTTCGAGAGGAGGGCTTGATCGCAGGCACAAGTCCAACTGACCAACAGAATGGGTACTTAAGCTCCTTGATGACTGATGCTCCTGGTACTTCTTGTCCTGTAACAGGTGTGATGGCTACATCCCACTTTTCTAATTTCATAGTATATGCCCTATGCAGTGTTCTAGATCATCAAACTTAAATCCCTTGTGGACTGTGCATTGCTGGGTAGTGTTGAAAATATTGGCATTGGAACTTTTCAGATGGACATAGTCAGGGAACCTCTTCATTTAACCATGCGACAGATGACATCTGGAGTGTGTTATCTCCAATTCAAGTATGTGTTTTCTTTTGAACATGTTAGAAGAATTATAGCTAAGAACAAAACTAATATCTTTGTTCCAGTGTATGTCGCAGTCAGCTAGTCATATGGTTTATATTTTTTCCTTTGTATTGTGATAATCACGTTTATCCTTGTGATCCCAGGAACTTATGGCAGACCAGAGCTTTGTGGCAGCTATCAACGGTATGCAATTTTGATACCATGATAGCCATTACAATAACTTTTGATATATAATCTCATTTCCTAAATCATGGAGCTTCTATTACAATGTTCCAAACGTCCTTTCCAATAAGAACTCTTTCAACTTTCCAACTAAGTTGGAAGCAAATAATTTACCTTCACTTCAGAATAAATAGAGCTAGTATGTTTGGATCATGAGTACCAAACTATGGAAATGCCGGCTTCTTGAAAGTTAAACTATGTCTGAATCTTAGATGTTCCTTCAGTTTCGTGCCCTGATGCTGTATTTCCTTAATTTCAGCGGAATTGCCGAATTCGAACAACCAATTTGATGGTTATGAACATGATGTGGCAACTAGTGATTGAACTTGGGGCACTTGAAGAGGCTTTCCTCTACAAGACTGAAGTGTTCATTTATTTCGTAAATATCAATTGTGTTGTAAGTGATGGTTATGAACACGATGGTGCCAACCAGTGATTGAACTTGGCGCACTGGAACAGGCTTTTCTCTACTAGACTCAAGTCTTCAATCAATTGTGTTGTAACTAGCAACCGTTTTTTCACACTTCTCCATGTATGCTAAATTTTCTACTGGCTGTGCTAGACATTTGGCTTGTATTCTACCGAAAATCATTCAGAGAAGGAGAACACATGGCTTAACTGTATATAGAATACTGAGAGCAAATATTCTGAACCTTGTCTAATCCTATTCATATTGCAAATATTCATTTTCTAAGTTGTCATCTCGGTTCATGTTCACACATTTACACAGAAAGTATGCTGTGCATCATGAAATAGCTATGAATGATCTGAACAATATAAAAATACACACAAGAGAGAGAACAATAGTTATAAAAGATTCCAGTTTCTTAAGTACAACAGAGCATCCATTTTTCCATGATCCTGCAGCTCCTACACCAAACCCACATCCGCTGCCCATCTGCTAAAAGCAAAAGAACGTACATTAATCTTCCaccattaattaattaattagctGAGCCCTGAGACAACAATGAGGCAGAGCGCATCATGAGTGGATGGATGCAGATTTTTTCACAGAATTGGGACCGAGTAGCCACCATGCACGCAAGGCCGCTAATTAGTAGCCGATGTCAGTCGACGACGATGTCACCATTGATCCACCCCACGGGGGGGTGATCTTGGATGCGAGGTCGACGTGGATGAAGTAGCTCCTGCCGAACCACCCGATCCAGCTGCCGATGTAGAGGAAGAGGACGCCTGGGGTGATGAACTCGCCCCACTGGCGGACGATGGCAATTGTCGCCTCTCTTGAACACTCTCATTTCGACATGGATCTGGCTTTGAGAGAAGGGGCAACTACACCAGCATCTTCTTAAAAATTGATGGTGAAGGAAACTCATGGATTTACAATCTCCCAGCTAGCAGGCTAGTACGGAAAAGTCGCTAGTGCAAAACGCTTGAAACCGCGCTCAACTTTCTAGGAAGAACccagatttaaaaaaaaaaaatctaggaaGAACGCGGACCCGAGAAAGGCCAGCCGATCTGTTCGAGAAATTTGAGACTACCTAATGCCGACGAGATGCAATATGCACAGGAACTCACCGGAACAACCAAGGAAAATGGATGGAAAAAGAACAGAAATTACCCGTCCCACACAGCGCAGTCTAGTCGTCCCCTCCCCGTCGCTACGCGGTTCACTTCAATCGCCCAGAAATCCCTTTCATTTTCTTTGATTTATATCAGACAAAAGCGTCGCAGGAACTTCCTCAACCGATCCTCGCACGCGCGCTGGGCGGCGCAGCGTCTCCATTGATGAAAGACTTGTTCACCTTCCGGCGGCGGCTTGCGGTATAGCTTATATAAGATGTCACAATGCTTGTGTTCTTCATGCTCGCGTGCGCTGCTAATACACTGTAATTGCTCTCGCTCGCTTCTGCGCGCGATGCACCAAAGCTAGCTGGGATCAGTCTCGATCATCTTCGTTGGTAGGCAGTACCATTTGCGAATTATGCATTTCGTATTCCTTGTTGGTTAATCATCTCTGTATTTTTTTCAATTCAGGAGCAGAGTGGGTTACAACGAAGACGATCAGCCAGTCATAAATGGCAGTGTATCCATTTCTCCCAACTGGCCAGCAATATTGTCGGAAAGATTGTATAGGATTGAACAGAACAAGTTGAATGATTAATTCTGTCGAAGATAAAAGGACTATGTGTTAGTACAAGCTAAGAGAATGGTTATCGCACAGGGCGAAATGCCGAGTGACCAAAATATCAGCAAAAGGAGAAATATATATAACTaggacaaatgcccgtgcgttgctacgggttctaAAATTTCATTTCTCAATACATATATATAATTCAGAACTCactataaaaatttaaaaaatatcaaGGATATCATAATATATTGTAGCATGATGAACACATAACAAGATAACATTTGCGTGGTTCCAAGTTATAGCTTTTCTCGTACTCTTCTATGGTAAGTTACACACCTCTGTTCTGTTTCATCATAACTGTCAACTTAACAACCTCTCTTTTCAGATGTATAGTTAAATGCTCGTGCGTTGTCACGGGATTCGTAATACGTAATATTTTTATCAGTTATACATGTTAAGAAAATGCACATGAAAACGCAAATGCATAGAAATAGATAGGTAGTATTCCAAAAATGATAAGATCATAATTCAGCATCGTTGTAAGCAACAACTCATATAATTATCTCTTGTAAGCTCATGACCCTGTCTTATTTGTTTCTGTGCCAGAAAGTAATTTATTACTAATTATATATCAGTGTCCCAAATTAGTAATTACACATATATAAATTTTAACTAAATATATTCATATTGTTACGGAAGTAATTACGATTTACAGCCATGCTTGACAAACTCATCATGGATAAATTTCAGCATTGTCCAAAATGTTGATTGCTTCCGATTCAACCCGCTCTACCAGCCACTACACGCCCTTCTAGCTCCCTTTTCATCTACAAGACTCTCTACCTCCCATTGAAAAATATAAGAAGCAGACTGATCAATAATAGAACTACATAGGACACTAATACCACCATTCAAATAGGGAAAATGCTAGTTCCCAAAAAGAATGATTAACAAAAACTTTACCAATTCTTGGATGATATAATGGTCATGACAATTACAATTTCCTTATTAAGCCTTATCACATCCTTTTCATATGACATCTGCACAGTAACATAGTAGAAGGAAAAACGAGCATGCAAATTGGTGAAGATAGTATGATGGAATATTGTGCACCACATCTTCACACGTTCTCTATAATTCTTCGGTGTCTTGCTAGCATAGTATCCATATCCATGCTTGGTTGCTTAGCATCCTTTCATTTGAATGattgtcttcttctccctcgttcaTATGTACATGTCTGCTATGTCATGTCTTTCTAAATTTTAAAAATGCAAGGATAATCATCATCCAAAGAAGCAAACACACAAGAAAAACGGAGGCATCCTTGTCATGATAATTTGAGATATTAGTCATGTTAGTGCCGTATGAACGAATCAATGCAAGCATGGAAAAATCAGAGCTGATTCAGATCAAAGAAGTATGACTCATATATACTCTTTGTTGTAAACAGTTAACATGTGGCAGGTTAACACCATCAAATATTTCTTTTCCTCAAAGGAGTGTGAAGGAAAAAAATATATGACCTATCATCATGCACAAGAAGAGGCCAATGTAATTAAAGCTTTCGAAAGGTAAATTATTTCAGAGGTAACACTGAATCTGACAAAGGATTTTTCGCATATTCAGAACAGCAACAACTGgcatcacaaatttgttttcgcgAGATTAATTTAGTCATACGAACAATCATATGAACCTAATCTCCTCAAGGGTTTTAAGCATGGATTCAATAGATATGCGACATGCTGTAAGTAAAATAAGATACTCTAGCAAAATCTCAGTTGTTGCATGAGTACATATATCCTCAAATACGCTCTGACCTTAAAAGTGTTGATGCCAGTTATTGCTTCCCCTTTAGTCGCGAGCTAGATAATAaatgttggcatcggaaatgcagCATAACAAAGGAATATGATACTCAACTTGAGAATCTTCACCCTACAAGCAGGTCTTGTGTTTTGTAAATACACTTTTCATTATCACTTCTACCACTGAGTAACTGAATAACATAACAGTGCTCTTGCCTTGGTTTCAAAAAGGGAAAATGCCATGCACACGCATGATGAGCTCAATTCATGTAATTTGTTTGTCTGTGCAAATACATAATGCAAACATATTATTGCATCGACCTTTGGATGCACTAACTTTAGTCACTGGCAGGCACCTAGAAACTGAGGATGGCAGGTGTTTGCAGAATCACCAAAACCTCACTATTTAGAATTGTTGATTGAATTGTTAGTCTGAAAAACTGCAACTTTCTAAAAACATTGTGTTGAACCACATATAAGCGCCACTTAAAATGGTACACATGTAAATACGTAGCCACCATAAGATCATTGGTGCACCTGTAGTGCAGAGACGGCCTGGGGTGGCATCTTCTCGACGCCAAGGATCACAGGAAATTCGAAGGCTGACAGTCCACTTCTTGCTTGGTCCTCCTCGCCGACGCAAAATTGCGTCATGCGAGTCACACTAAACCTGATAAGAGGATGTCAGTTTAGCTCATTCATCAGCGATAAGTGATAGAACTTTGTCAGTTTTGTGTTGATCATCAAATAGGAGTTGAAATTTCTCTTATTATTCGTGTTGGCTAACTATTTGAGCACCATTTATAGCCATTGGGTAGATGAGTATTATCGAGTAGACATAATATATTGGCAATCTCTTATTTGTACACAGAAAAAATAGCTACACACAAACTTAAAAACTCAGTGCTTGAAGAACATAAATTTGGTTTAGTTCTTTTTTTATGACTGAACATATCATCATCTAATATAAATCCAAATGCTTACTATTTCCTTATTTGGCAGTGCTTACTGAATATATAATGTTCAGCCAACGCCTCTTTCCCTAATGAGCATACACCTAATTAACTGTTAAGCAGGGACCTCTTTCCCTTGCGGAGAAAAACATTCTACAATACACTCACCATGGAGCTTAATGTTGTTGTCTAACTTAGAACTCCTTCCGTCGAAAACATCCTTGCTCTAatcttttaaaatttcaaaataatcTCAAACTTTTGTTTGAAGGATAACTTGCTTTCACATGGAAATACTGAAATATTTGAACTTGTATTTGCAACAGATCCATGCTATTCTGCCTTTCATGACCAAGAGTGGGGAGTCCCAGCCCTCCTGAACTGGAGAACGTCATCTCCAAACTCTTCGGCGCTCTATTGAAACTCTGGACAACTCATGCGAGATGGGCACTAAATAGATCCGGGAACCGCTGCTCGCGCCACAAGCCTTACTCGCCTCCCGCACCAGTGGAGAGAACCATGTGGTGCTCACTAACTTACCTAGTTATTGTGCACATAGAGGAGGTGCTTGATAGGAGACCCTCTGTCCTCACTAAGCATTCGCTGCTTGGTGGTGTCCGCGATAACCGGGGCACACCTATAGGGTTCATCGGTTCCTGTTTGACTTGGCCAGATTGACGTCATCGGCCCCGATGACAAAATAGATAGCGGCAGCCACCTGTTCAGGGATCATGGGAATGGTAGATTAGATGGAAGGCTCAAAAACAACGACATAGTTTGAAGATTCAGTTTCGATGGTGTTAGTTTTATTCAGATTTTTCAGTTTTAATTTGTATTCAGTGTAATTTAGATTTAGTTACGTCACTGTGGCTAGATGTGAATAAGGGACAAATGATCCATAGTTAATGCAAGGGGCGATGGCAGCCTGTGTGTGTATTTCTCAAACATATATAGTTAATG contains:
- the LOC124700714 gene encoding uncharacterized protein LOC124700714, with the protein product MVHKRPLDAVGQASPRKRLRRTVLVMMWLDRSRARAATVEQMAQMVRQVQLDMAKLFVLLMVLLLRIGSMESLLLQLPNMLRALLADQLADFHRTSMVSMEDMIRSVRQTEMQQPQAAAPPNGVCQPSSSRAISEGLPETGSSSGVVSLRFVDADRPKDPLFTGGPVKWQNGGSPKVAIFRNQKKITGGDLSKLQIEILPVYADFFTERGHQDFTKEEFNNQIHRYKGNEVVLTTVNLRNGEADLGSIIFKDSSHRQKLRLTARVKRQDLTVRVQEAITDPFVVKDRRSELNAKSNVPSKGDAIHQLKKISQKGKHWIALTGKNITTVKHLLREYNKDKSGLQKLTGMKKEAWSTMINHATRCDPGDEIYSYRVAEGELFFNDFYYLVGMMINGLYVPIKDLDQFPQHKVNNWKISACEKFEERENSGGLIPDYVMCKFNGGPMINGLPVCAVPLNKDAGPSVRATTTWPYPNNMAAQKGVGLTGQQNGYLSSSTTDTPGTSCPVKELGQHDPSMPQHGTPYYPTQENFLNGQGPFSGQPTVPSQNFVSVSEDDLIPGASLIGKQNGSLNSLITDAPELGQHHACTSQNETPCYPMQRNILNDQGPFSGQPTIPSHSALPVREEGLIAGTSPTDQQNGYLSSLMTDAPGTSCPVTDGHSQGTSSFNHATDDIWSVLSPIQELMADQSFVAAINAELPNSNNQFDGYEHDVATSD